The following is a genomic window from Bdellovibrionales bacterium.
TCTTATGGGGGCAAGTTTTAGCGCGATTGCCTTATTGGGCCTGTTTCTTTTTCCCCTCAAGGGTGACAGAATAGGCGCGTAACGAAAAGGAGCTGCACATGGCGACGACCCAAACGATCATCCCGCCGACAGAGCCACAGGACGTTCCCGTGATAGAGGGAAATCTAGGCAGCCTCTTGGCACGCTTCGTGGCGCTGGTAATTGACATGCTCATTATTAAGGTCGTTTTTTTTATCATTTTTATTCCGCTAGGGCTGGTGGCGTCGATTGGAACTTTTCTTATTATGCCAATGCCCCTGTTTTTCTTTGGTGGTGTAGGGCTTTCCTTTGTCGCAACGAGCGTTGTGGCCGCATGGCTTTATTTTGCGGTGCAGGAAAGCTCGGCGAGAGGTGCGACGATTGGCAAAAGGATTATGGGGCTTCGGGTCGTTGATGAAAACGGGCGGCGGCTTACGTTTTCTTTGGCCACGCTACGTTATGCCGTAAAAATCATCTCCATGATTCCTATGATGCTGGGATTCTTTCTGGCGTTTTTTACGTCCAAGAGACAGGCCCTTCACGATCTGATCGCAAACACTGTCGTTATTAAGGTATCCTGAAGATGGAGACAGTTATAGCCGATGCACCCCTTTATGCTGGTTTTGGCAAACGGCTTTATGCCTATCTGATAGACCAATCCATTATTCAGGGCGTTGCACTTGTTCTTTTGCTCCCGTTCGGGGGAGGGCTGTGGGATCAATTGTCGGG
Proteins encoded in this region:
- a CDS encoding RDD family protein; translated protein: MATTQTIIPPTEPQDVPVIEGNLGSLLARFVALVIDMLIIKVVFFIIFIPLGLVASIGTFLIMPMPLFFFGGVGLSFVATSVVAAWLYFAVQESSARGATIGKRIMGLRVVDENGRRLTFSLATLRYAVKIISMIPMMLGFFLAFFTSKRQALHDLIANTVVIKVS